One Natrinema marinum genomic window carries:
- a CDS encoding cupin domain-containing protein: MDYSVVDPDDLEYVDDRPCDLRRLSEAAGMDAVAINRFDAEPGEQLPLAYHYHETQEEAFVVLSGTLHVETPDGDLEVPAGSLFAAPPEAPHRAYNPVDADEPVSVVAIGAPPVSGDAVPYEPDE; encoded by the coding sequence ATGGACTACAGCGTCGTCGATCCCGACGATCTCGAGTACGTCGATGACCGCCCCTGCGACCTCCGGCGGCTAAGCGAGGCTGCGGGGATGGACGCAGTCGCGATCAACCGCTTCGACGCCGAACCGGGCGAACAGCTGCCGTTGGCCTACCACTACCACGAGACGCAAGAAGAGGCGTTCGTCGTCCTCTCGGGGACGTTACACGTCGAGACGCCCGACGGCGACCTCGAGGTGCCCGCGGGATCGCTGTTCGCGGCCCCGCCGGAGGCACCCCACCGGGCGTACAACCCCGTCGACGCCGACGAGCCGGTGTCGGTCGTCGCCATCGGTGCGCCGCCGGTCAGCGGCGACGCCGTGCCCTACGAGCCCGACGAGTGA